A genome region from Pseudomonas helmanticensis includes the following:
- a CDS encoding GNAT family N-acetyltransferase, giving the protein MSQIDIRQVSAADRAAWLPLWQAYLGFYKGELPDAVTDSTWQRFLDPSEPTHAALAWADGKAVGMVHYIYHRSNWSIENSCYLQDLLVAEQTRGTGVGRLLIEHVYATAKADGCCKVHWLTHETNATAIQLYERIAERPGFIQFRKAI; this is encoded by the coding sequence ATGAGTCAGATCGACATTCGCCAGGTCAGCGCCGCCGACCGCGCCGCATGGCTACCGCTGTGGCAGGCCTACCTGGGTTTTTACAAGGGCGAACTGCCGGACGCCGTGACCGACAGCACCTGGCAACGTTTTCTCGACCCGAGCGAACCGACCCACGCGGCATTGGCCTGGGCCGACGGCAAAGCGGTGGGCATGGTGCATTACATCTATCATCGCTCGAACTGGAGCATCGAAAACTCCTGCTACTTGCAGGATTTGCTGGTGGCTGAGCAAACCCGTGGCACCGGCGTCGGCCGCCTGCTGATCGAACACGTCTACGCCACGGCCAAGGCTGACGGCTGCTGCAAAGTGCACTGGCTGACCCACGAAACCAACGCCACCGCGATCCAGCTCTACGAGCGCATCGCCGAGCGCCCGGGTTTCATCCAGTTTCGCAAAGCCATTTAA
- a CDS encoding autotransporter outer membrane beta-barrel domain-containing protein, translating to MLAQPTFRPHHLALALALTVGWTEVSRAQQPDTQVVENAVENQPKKPRKKTPKPPAESSPQEQVVDQGTTHAAPQSPGNPAPDRMSRTETPISENAQKLADSIEEKRAAPLTPQQPQKPETAAALTKTVPPAAPANSAITALLDSNHATPAVALEQLAAGSNANLAKATLSSVTPVSSSMLSAMRQLDNRPEARYGAGNSPRRASAAADSGRVWIQALGQDGKVDRDTDSALTHATQGVVMGADWRINEQWHVGLAGAKSQTQFDARQYDGDLDSWHLGAYAVRQDGPLALRLGATYASHDGESKRRVAFNGFTDRLKGHYDANTQQAFAELGLNLGRNNVVFEPFAGLGYQRYQRDSHTEKGGDAALKIFGQTRDNLSSTLGFRTAKIGRLDNGMSLTPRFSAGWKHTFGEIENDTRQQLVKGGKRFDIAGAALDRNSLSVDAGLDLGLSANHTIGVGLTGEMGTESRTHGMTGQWRMAF from the coding sequence ATGCTCGCTCAACCTACATTTCGCCCTCACCATCTTGCATTGGCGCTTGCGCTGACCGTGGGATGGACCGAAGTCTCCCGCGCCCAACAGCCCGACACACAGGTCGTCGAGAACGCTGTTGAAAACCAGCCCAAAAAGCCTCGTAAAAAAACACCCAAACCTCCTGCCGAATCGTCGCCGCAGGAACAGGTAGTCGACCAGGGCACAACCCACGCCGCTCCTCAATCGCCTGGTAATCCTGCGCCGGATCGGATGTCGCGCACAGAAACACCAATCAGCGAGAACGCGCAGAAACTCGCCGACAGCATTGAGGAAAAGCGCGCTGCACCACTAACACCTCAACAACCTCAGAAACCCGAGACAGCCGCCGCACTGACGAAAACGGTCCCTCCTGCAGCACCCGCAAACTCCGCGATCACGGCTCTGCTCGACAGCAACCACGCAACGCCGGCTGTGGCACTCGAACAACTCGCGGCCGGCAGCAACGCCAACCTCGCCAAAGCCACATTGAGCAGCGTTACACCGGTGAGCAGCAGCATGCTCTCGGCCATGCGCCAACTGGATAATCGCCCGGAGGCACGGTACGGCGCCGGCAACTCGCCTCGTCGCGCCTCAGCTGCTGCAGACTCCGGACGCGTATGGATTCAGGCGCTGGGCCAGGACGGCAAGGTCGATCGCGACACAGACAGCGCACTCACGCACGCCACTCAAGGAGTGGTCATGGGCGCGGACTGGCGTATCAATGAGCAATGGCATGTCGGTCTGGCCGGCGCGAAATCACAAACGCAATTCGACGCCCGGCAATATGACGGCGACCTCGACAGCTGGCACCTCGGCGCTTATGCCGTGCGCCAGGATGGACCGTTGGCGCTGCGCCTCGGCGCTACCTATGCCAGCCATGACGGCGAGAGCAAACGGCGCGTGGCATTCAACGGTTTCACTGATCGACTCAAGGGCCATTACGACGCCAACACCCAACAAGCCTTCGCCGAACTGGGGCTCAACCTGGGGCGCAACAACGTCGTGTTCGAACCGTTCGCCGGCCTCGGCTACCAACGTTATCAACGCGACAGCCATACCGAAAAAGGTGGCGATGCCGCACTGAAAATCTTCGGTCAAACCCGTGACAACCTCAGCAGCACCTTGGGCTTTCGCACGGCGAAAATCGGCAGACTGGATAACGGCATGAGTCTGACCCCGCGATTCAGTGCCGGCTGGAAACACACCTTTGGCGAGATTGAAAACGACACCCGTCAGCAACTGGTAAAAGGTGGCAAACGCTTTGACATCGCCGGCGCTGCTCTGGATCGAAACAGCCTGTCGGTGGACGCCGGCCTCGACCTCGGGCTATCGGCAAATCATACGATAGGCGTTGGTCTCACTGGCGAGATGGGCACTGAAAGCCGAACTCACGGAATGACAGGCCAATGGCGCATGGCGTTCTAA
- a CDS encoding GNAT family N-acetyltransferase produces the protein MSISPADWKGVPAPTATLLEGRFIRLERLDPARHGDELFAALEGPGADPKLWDYLPYGPFPQRSAFNDWLNNHAAASDPYFFSVIDRATNQVQGILSLMSIVPAQGRIEIGHVTFGAPMQRSPKSTEAVYLLGKYAFELGYRRLEWKCNNGNARSKYAAERLGFSFEGVFRQHMVVKGQNRDTAWYSILDSEWPVIGAGFERWLSDENQTPTGQLKGLVECRNKS, from the coding sequence ATGAGCATTTCACCGGCCGACTGGAAAGGCGTCCCCGCCCCCACCGCCACCCTGCTTGAAGGACGCTTCATCCGTCTGGAACGACTCGACCCGGCGCGTCACGGCGACGAACTGTTCGCCGCACTCGAAGGCCCCGGTGCCGATCCGAAACTCTGGGATTACTTGCCCTATGGCCCGTTCCCGCAACGCAGCGCGTTCAACGACTGGCTGAACAACCACGCGGCCGCGAGCGACCCGTATTTCTTCAGCGTCATCGATCGCGCGACTAACCAGGTGCAAGGTATCCTCAGCCTGATGTCAATCGTCCCGGCCCAAGGCCGCATCGAAATCGGCCACGTCACCTTCGGTGCGCCGATGCAGCGCTCGCCGAAAAGCACCGAGGCGGTGTACCTGCTGGGCAAATACGCCTTCGAACTCGGCTACCGCCGTCTCGAATGGAAATGCAACAACGGCAACGCCCGCTCCAAATACGCCGCCGAGCGCTTGGGCTTCAGCTTTGAAGGCGTGTTCCGCCAGCACATGGTGGTCAAAGGCCAGAACCGCGATACTGCGTGGTATTCGATTCTGGATTCGGAATGGCCGGTAATCGGCGCAGGCTTCGAACGCTGGTTGAGCGATGAAAACCAGACCCCGACCGGCCAGCTGAAAGGGTTGGTCGAGTGCCGTAACAAGAGCTGA
- a CDS encoding PLP-dependent aminotransferase family protein translates to MLEQTPLSMPFNPAGIELDRRQGLSRQLYQALRLRVLDGRLASGTRLPASRDLAKALAISRNSVVRAYDQLYAEGFIEGRVGDGTYVAQLPQAPSSSKKLSTKVSTGFSTGLPTALSTNWLDLPVVSSSKVIHSDTFARIEKNHLALPPSGPPRAFRVGVPAFDLFPFEVWAKLNAAFWRKPDLQQLCYGDPAGDARLRGMIAAYLRSSRGMQCSAEQILITSGAQQGISLCAQLLVSPGDAVGIENPGYRAAGHAFAVAGGRLHGVPVDEEGIDCRALAEVADCRLAYVTPSHQYPTGVVMSLARRLELLAWAERSQGWIIEDDYDGEYRYSGAPLAPLAALDRQGRVIYVGTFGKVAFPALRLGYLVLPVGLVEAFARRRAVDVRHSEVSTQAVMAEFMAAGHFQRHIRRMRRAALSRRNCLLAHWPGNIAGVGSLPAVAAGLHLTVPVASVARERELIALAEQVGVEVNGLSSYWLPDSPRPAQQCAGLVLGFAAVPETQIEAALARLRSVWWE, encoded by the coding sequence ATGCTTGAGCAAACTCCTCTTTCGATGCCATTCAATCCGGCCGGAATCGAGCTTGATCGCCGTCAGGGCTTGAGTCGTCAGCTCTATCAGGCTTTGCGCCTGCGCGTGCTGGATGGGCGTCTGGCCAGCGGCACGCGATTACCGGCCAGTCGCGATCTGGCGAAGGCATTGGCCATCTCTCGCAATAGCGTGGTGCGCGCCTACGATCAGCTGTATGCCGAGGGGTTCATCGAAGGGCGAGTAGGGGACGGCACTTACGTTGCGCAATTACCCCAAGCGCCAAGCTCGTCGAAAAAACTATCCACAAAAGTATCCACAGGGTTTTCAACAGGCTTACCCACAGCCTTATCCACAAATTGGCTGGATTTACCTGTTGTTTCATCCAGTAAAGTTATCCACAGCGATACATTTGCGCGCATCGAAAAGAACCATTTGGCCCTGCCGCCGAGTGGTCCCCCGCGTGCTTTTCGGGTCGGTGTGCCAGCCTTTGACCTGTTTCCTTTTGAGGTCTGGGCCAAGCTCAACGCGGCTTTCTGGCGTAAACCGGATTTACAGCAACTGTGTTATGGCGATCCGGCTGGCGACGCGCGATTGCGCGGCATGATCGCGGCCTATTTGCGCAGTTCGCGCGGCATGCAGTGCTCTGCTGAGCAAATTCTGATCACCAGTGGTGCGCAACAGGGCATTAGCCTTTGTGCACAGCTGCTGGTATCGCCGGGCGATGCGGTCGGAATCGAAAATCCGGGGTACCGGGCCGCCGGTCACGCCTTCGCGGTAGCGGGCGGTCGCTTGCACGGTGTACCGGTGGATGAAGAGGGCATCGATTGTCGTGCATTGGCTGAAGTTGCCGATTGTCGGCTGGCCTATGTCACCCCGTCTCACCAGTACCCGACCGGAGTTGTGATGAGCCTGGCGCGCAGGCTGGAGCTGCTCGCCTGGGCTGAGCGCAGCCAAGGCTGGATCATCGAAGACGATTACGACGGCGAGTATCGTTACAGCGGCGCACCACTGGCCCCACTGGCGGCGCTGGATCGTCAGGGCCGTGTGATTTACGTCGGGACATTCGGCAAGGTGGCATTTCCGGCATTGCGTCTGGGGTATCTGGTGTTGCCGGTCGGGCTGGTCGAAGCTTTCGCCAGGCGGCGAGCGGTGGATGTGCGCCATTCCGAGGTGAGCACGCAGGCGGTGATGGCCGAGTTCATGGCCGCTGGGCACTTTCAACGGCACATCCGGCGCATGCGTCGTGCTGCCCTTAGCCGGCGCAACTGCTTGCTGGCGCATTGGCCGGGAAATATCGCCGGCGTTGGCAGCTTGCCGGCGGTAGCCGCAGGCTTGCACCTGACGGTACCGGTGGCGAGCGTTGCCCGCGAACGCGAGCTGATCGCCCTGGCCGAACAGGTGGGTGTCGAGGTCAATGGCCTGAGTAGCTATTGGTTACCCGACTCACCTCGGCCGGCGCAGCAGTGCGCCGGGTTGGTACTGGGTTTCGCCGCGGTGCCGGAGACGCAAATTGAAGCGGCTCTGGCACGCTTGCGCAGTGTCTGGTGGGAGTGA
- a CDS encoding helix-turn-helix domain-containing protein has product MSMTVAERTVLIENIQESLAQGALEIGEAVRRLRVEVTGLHQTQFAKMCKISVRTLVHIEHGEGNQTLKSLNAVFRPFGLEMGVVRVRQSNRWTRTAV; this is encoded by the coding sequence ATGAGCATGACGGTAGCCGAGCGCACTGTGCTCATCGAAAACATTCAAGAGTCGCTGGCCCAAGGAGCGCTGGAGATTGGCGAAGCCGTTCGCCGTTTACGTGTGGAAGTGACCGGTCTGCATCAGACCCAGTTTGCGAAGATGTGCAAAATTTCAGTTCGTACGCTGGTGCATATCGAACACGGCGAGGGCAATCAGACACTGAAATCGCTCAATGCCGTCTTTCGCCCGTTTGGGTTGGAAATGGGTGTTGTGCGGGTTCGCCAGAGCAATAGGTGGACCCGCACCGCTGTTTGA
- a CDS encoding FMN-binding negative transcriptional regulator yields the protein MYTPRAFAIEELSQLHELILATRLAILVTHGENGLQASHVPVLLHCEQGEYGTLYGHLARANPQWKDLRDGAEAMLIFAGADAYVSPGFYPSKAEHGKVVPTWNYIAVHAYGHAETFSDGGRLLDIVSTLTDRHEAGRAQPWSVADAPADYIDGMLKAIVGFAIPIDRLEGKRKLSQNRSAADIAGVRAGLAVSPEINDQTLAQLMR from the coding sequence ATGTACACGCCGCGCGCCTTCGCCATCGAAGAACTGTCCCAACTGCACGAACTGATCCTCGCCACCCGTCTCGCCATTCTCGTCACCCACGGCGAAAACGGCCTGCAAGCCAGCCATGTGCCGGTGCTGCTGCATTGCGAGCAAGGCGAGTACGGCACGCTGTACGGACACCTGGCCCGCGCCAACCCGCAGTGGAAAGACCTGCGCGATGGCGCCGAGGCCATGCTGATTTTTGCCGGTGCCGATGCCTACGTCAGCCCGGGTTTCTACCCGAGCAAAGCCGAACACGGCAAAGTCGTACCGACCTGGAACTACATCGCCGTGCACGCCTACGGCCACGCCGAAACCTTCAGCGATGGCGGGCGCTTGCTCGACATCGTCAGCACCCTTACCGACCGCCACGAGGCCGGCCGCGCCCAGCCGTGGTCAGTCGCCGATGCGCCCGCCGATTACATCGACGGCATGCTCAAAGCCATCGTCGGTTTCGCCATTCCCATCGACCGTCTCGAAGGCAAGCGCAAGCTCAGCCAGAACCGCAGCGCCGCAGACATTGCCGGCGTGCGCGCAGGCCTGGCCGTCAGCCCCGAAATCAACGACCAAACCCTCGCCCAATTGATGCGCTAA
- a CDS encoding type II toxin-antitoxin system HipA family toxin — protein sequence MYNLTLQIFTEGKWRDAMILSFDDPEKGFESRCSFGYETAYLVENIEAVKSPFSNAVSALYPLDWEGRRSNTPAFLYDIAPAGAAKKFLLARLGQEKPADISADLYLLGRSTPAPIGNMRIKESAEVVDEREPLGFKREDVVLRDSRFLEYAYELGAAIGGATGAGGEAPKLLLAESKAGLLYPDAVLDDEEVRQHWFVKFSRNKGGVIDQDILRSEFHYYKALQALGIETIAVEGLALEEASKPSLWMHRFDRKVTNGEVSRIAVESIYSMAEVTIPGSAMNHMDVIRMLAGLWRDAGQAAQIPELVADYLRRDLINKILGNNDNHGRNIAILRQAESFRLAPIYDLAPMVMDPEGLTRTTKWSKDLERAGEVDWRGVCRALADISDPEDPLAALADAPNSFERLREDAQRLAALPDILMASGLPDRTMNHPGIHLKNLEQRLKEWDLK from the coding sequence ATGTACAACCTGACATTACAGATATTCACCGAAGGAAAATGGCGCGACGCCATGATTCTGAGTTTCGACGATCCTGAAAAAGGGTTCGAAAGTCGCTGCAGTTTTGGCTACGAGACGGCATACCTTGTCGAAAATATTGAAGCCGTAAAATCCCCGTTTTCAAATGCTGTGAGTGCGCTGTATCCGTTGGATTGGGAAGGGCGACGTTCCAACACGCCCGCATTTTTATATGACATTGCTCCTGCAGGAGCAGCTAAAAAATTTCTGCTTGCAAGACTGGGGCAAGAGAAACCGGCTGATATTAGCGCTGATCTTTATTTGCTCGGTCGTAGCACCCCGGCCCCCATCGGCAATATGCGCATAAAAGAGTCGGCCGAGGTTGTCGATGAGCGTGAGCCACTTGGATTTAAGCGTGAGGATGTTGTCCTCCGCGACAGCCGTTTTCTTGAATATGCCTATGAGCTGGGCGCGGCGATTGGTGGCGCTACAGGGGCAGGTGGTGAAGCACCGAAGCTGTTGTTGGCTGAGAGCAAGGCCGGTCTTCTGTATCCCGACGCGGTATTGGACGATGAAGAGGTCAGGCAGCACTGGTTTGTAAAGTTTTCCAGAAACAAAGGCGGTGTCATTGATCAAGACATCCTGCGAAGCGAATTCCATTACTACAAGGCGCTGCAGGCACTCGGCATTGAAACGATCGCAGTAGAAGGTTTGGCATTGGAGGAGGCGAGCAAACCGAGTCTGTGGATGCATCGCTTTGATCGCAAAGTCACTAACGGCGAAGTTAGCCGCATTGCTGTTGAATCAATTTACTCAATGGCTGAAGTGACAATACCGGGAAGTGCGATGAACCATATGGATGTCATCCGTATGCTTGCCGGACTCTGGCGCGATGCGGGGCAAGCAGCGCAAATTCCCGAGCTCGTGGCAGATTATTTACGACGAGACCTGATAAACAAAATTCTCGGCAACAATGATAACCACGGTCGAAACATCGCGATCCTGCGTCAGGCCGAATCGTTCCGATTGGCGCCGATTTATGACTTGGCCCCCATGGTTATGGATCCCGAAGGCCTGACGCGCACGACCAAATGGTCGAAAGATCTGGAGCGAGCCGGCGAAGTCGATTGGCGTGGAGTTTGCCGCGCACTGGCTGACATTTCCGATCCAGAAGACCCGTTGGCAGCCTTGGCTGACGCGCCGAACTCTTTTGAGCGCTTGCGTGAAGATGCCCAGCGTCTGGCGGCGCTTCCCGACATATTGATGGCCAGTGGGTTGCCCGACAGAACGATGAACCACCCTGGCATCCACCTGAAAAATCTGGAGCAACGTTTGAAAGAGTGGGATCTGAAATGA